One stretch of Zingiber officinale cultivar Zhangliang chromosome 6B, Zo_v1.1, whole genome shotgun sequence DNA includes these proteins:
- the LOC121989709 gene encoding probable nucleoredoxin 1-2, which produces MADEEGREVDVVDVVSLLSTDGRNFLIRNNGDKVAIGSLEGKMIAFYFSVSCLPHCQLFNLRLIEVYNELSSQDNGFEIIFVSDDRDEDSFNDYFSKMPWFAIPFSDSWMRRKLEKKFSAMGVPTLVILDVNGKVLNREGVKAVKGYGAEGYPFTVEKISKLREEAENAKKVQTLRSVLVSSYRDYLIANDRSKVSVSNLEGKIVALYFTYNDDSSREFTAELAQIYRKLKEIGESFEVVLVSWDDEESCYDEAIESMPWLAFPFNDKSCDKLFCYFDLNEFVWPNIILIGSDGKTMNIDLIELIDEYGFEAWEAYPFSQEKLHELSKKAKAKLESQTLESLLVSGDLDYVIGKKGLKVPIKELVGKTILLYFSARWHPRCRDYLPKLIEEYHEIKNVDTDFEIIFISSDHDQDSFEKFFLRMPWLALPFGDERKKYLNRIFKFHPRGQSFVGLTMVVIGPTGRTVTKEARELLMIHGTDAYPFTEEKIKELEHPIEEMAKGWPEKIKLDLHDEHELVLTRCFTYDCNGCREMGHSWTYRCVECDFDLHPKCALNRKKENGEAHGEMTEEEYVCDGEVCLFKRRE; this is translated from the exons ATGGCAGacgaggaagggagagaggtggATGTGGTAGACGTCGTATCGCTTCTCTCCACCGACGGGAGGAACTTCCTCATCCGGAATAATGGCGACAAG GTGGCTATTGGTAGTCTTGAAGGGAAAATGATTGCTTTTTACTTCTCAGTCTCATGCCTTCCACATTGCCAACTCTTCAATCTTAGGCTGATTGAAGTGTATAATGAGCTTTCTTCCCAGGATAATggctttgaaattatttttgtatCTGATGATCGTGATGAGGACTCCTTTAATGATTACTTCTCAAAAATGCCATGGTTTGCAATCCCATTTTCTGACAGTTGGATGAGGAGAAAACTCGAAAAAAAATTCTCGGCCATGGGTGTTCCCACCCTTGTCATCCTTGATGTCAATGGGAAGGTTCTTAATAGAGAAGGTGTAAAAGCTGTAAAAGGATATGGTGCAGAGGGTTATCCATTTACTGTCGAAAAGATTAGTAAATTGAGAGAGGAAGCGGAGAATGCTAAGAAGGTTCAAACTCTTCGAAGTGTCTTGGTCTCATCTTACCGTGACTACTTGATTGCAAACGATAGATCTAAG GTTTCTGTTTCAAATCTCGAAGGAAAAATAGTAGCTTTGTACTTCACATACAATGATGATTCTAGCCGTGAGTTCACTGCAGAACTTGCACAAATATATAGGAAGCTCAAGGAAATTGGAGAGAGCTTTGAGGTTGTGCTAGTGTCCTGGGATGACGAGGAATCCTGTTATGATGAAGCCATAGAAAGCATGCCCTGGCTCGCATTTCCTTTCAATGACAAAAGCTGTGATAAGCTTTTTTGCTATTTTGATCTCAATGAATTTGTGTGGCCTAATATCATCTTGATTGGATCGGATGGGAAAACTATGAATATTGATTTAATTGAACTTATTGATGAGTATGGATTTGAGGCATGGGAAGCATACCCGTTTTCTCAGGAGAAGTTGCATGAGTTGTCAAAGAAAGCAAAGGCCAAACTTGAGTCACAGACACTCGAGTCACTTCTTGTTTCGGGGGATCTGGACTATGTCATTGGAAAAAAAGGATTGAAG GTTCCAATAAAAGAGCTAGTTGGAAAGACCATCCTCCTGTACTTCTCAGCACGTTGGCATCCTCGCTGCCGTGattacctccctaaactgatcgaAGAGTATCACGAGATCAAGAATGTGGATACTGATTTTGAGATTATCTTCATCTCCAGCGATCATGATCAGGATTCATTTGAGAAATTCTTCTTACGCATGCCATGGTTGGCACTACCTTTTGGTGATGAGAGAAAGAAATATTTGAACCGTATATTCAAATTCCATCCCCGCGGACAATCTTTTGTAGGTCTTACCATGGTTGTTATAGGTCCTACAGGACGAACGGTTACCAAAGAAGCCAGGGAGTTGTTGATGATACATGGAACTGATGCTTATCCATTCACTGAGGAGAAGATCAAAGAGTTGGAGCATCCAATTGAAGAAATGGCAAAGGGGTGGCCTGAGAAGATAAAGCTTGACCTCCATGATGAGCATGAGCTTGTCCTTACCCGTTGCTTCACTTATGACTGTAATGGTTGTAGAGAGATGGGACATAGTTGGACTTACCGTTGCGTAGAGTGTGATTTCGACCTGCACCCAAAATGTGCACTGAACAGAAAGAAGGAAAATGGCGAAGCACATGGGGAAATGACCGAGGAAGAATATGTGTGTGATGGTGAGGTCTGCCTTTTCAAAAGAAGAGAGTAA